A part of Anolis sagrei isolate rAnoSag1 chromosome 3, rAnoSag1.mat, whole genome shotgun sequence genomic DNA contains:
- the LOC132771988 gene encoding OX-2 membrane glycoprotein, giving the protein MPPKVNEGNCSLWIFQNLIGYIILIDLCRIQGAVITHNKDVELGGKATLRCTPSKLYETIQVTWLKQINGSLVNIAVYHNVSGPKVFRPEMQFNFTVLGLNETAITFWNASIQDNGCYQCIFNTFPSGPVTGKPCLSVYAHLDTFIHYKTSETHTSATCFATSFPRPQISWHTPGGKMNETQVTNPNGTVTVMSGIFVNTSRSQAEQELICRVKHRGKEVDLKLALPGRGHSHQNHAVLILLSIMTMVLPIN; this is encoded by the exons ATGCCTCCCAAG GTGAATGAAGGTAATTGTTCTTTGTGGATTTTCCAGAACCTAATTGGGTATATCATACTTATAGACCTCTGTAGGATACAAG GTGCTGTAATTACACACAACAAAGATGTGGAACTGGGTGGCAAAGCAACCTTGAGATGTACACCATCAAAACTGTATGAGACTATTCAAGTTACATGGCTGAAACAAATAAATGGAAGCCTTGTAAATATTGCAGTGTATCATAATGTAAGCGGTCCAAAAGTTTTTCGGCCAGAAATGCAATTCAATTTCACAGTTTTAGGACTCAATGAAACTGCAATCACCTTTTGGAATGCTAGCATCCAAGATAATGGGTGCTACCAATGCATATTTAATACATTTCCTTCGGGACCTGTCACAGGGAAACCCTGTCTTTCTGTTTATG CTCACCTCGACACCTTTATACACTACAAAACTTCTGAAACACATACGAGTGCCACCTGCTTTGCAACTAGCTTCCCACGTCCTCAGATCTCATGGCACACACCAGGAGGCAAAATGAATGAGACTCAGGTCACAAATCCCAATGGTACAGTGACTGTCATGAGCGGCATCTTTGTAAATACCTCAAGAAGCCAAGCTGAACAAGAACTGATCTGTAGAGTTAAACACCGAGGAAAAGAAGTCGACCTCAAACTGGCACTACCAGGAAGAG GTCACAGTCATCAAAATCATGCCGTTCTAATCCTTCTATCGATAATGACTATGGTCCTTCCTATAAATTAG